A single region of the Zootoca vivipara chromosome 2, rZooViv1.1, whole genome shotgun sequence genome encodes:
- the PECAM1 gene encoding platelet endothelial cell adhesion molecule isoform X3, whose product MYCVLLLIFLHCCTLKAQSNVFTINSVTLRAAPSVEVNNGESVTLNCSADISKSKQFQMNYTFSFFKYGLLLVNSSSEKEWADYTIPMARFSDSGQYSCALDVEGKKRDSSIVAVQVHGITKPILTAEKTEVMEGETVSLSCKAPEEKAPFYFKFYKNDQHDPEQQWERHAFTENFAELKYQINAGDTILFFECEVHKTLGDRSEKSERSDKRIVTVIEPFSVPTLTIHPPQNITEGDNLRVDCTTIARHQDRIKIEMIIQKNKTILNSTKSGRSVQYSKVATMEDNGNYMCKVELGSVSKISTVNVVVAELFSKPILVHNQTRWDENSMLQIECQVNSSLPIHFSVIKDNRVVASRDVYTVTKVRVSDSGVYVCRAEINGIAKESAPARLHVYAPVSKPRLSPPTSQVAILGKFFTVKCYSSNGTLPITYTLYRGGIYVNKTEVKENESAKFSVKATNAHVPEDYSCEAKNGHSVPQRSTRVNITVIAPVGNINLGRLSQGDVEDGKELAISCSVGSGSYPIEFTFFRENHPKPVYKVTEKTKRTAVWYRDSLTSQDGGKYFCRADNQAKSPVESNIMIVKVVLASWKKWLIVVIIMLILFGVAIAASWWYVRKRAKAKGNPLELTSSITATNSVGEKLTPRQNNEGEFYFGSGYNEDGEKNNLKSNEDGQAPVVQKTETVYTEIRKATNGTGPGFQGPCPTGKHGAKDAGGNRHSRIESSPDET is encoded by the exons ATGTATTGTGTTTTGCTGCTAATCTTCTTGCACT GCTGCACGCTGAAAGCTCAAAGTAATG tgTTCACCATCAATAGCGTGACACTCCGCGCTGCTCCATCCGTGGAAGTGAATAATGGAGAGTCGGTCACGCTCAACTGCTCCGCAGACATCAGCAAGAGCAAACAATTCCAGATGAATTatactttttcatttttcaagtATGGACTGCTTCTGGTCAATAGTTCATCAGAGAAAGAGTGGGCAGATTATACAATCCCAATGGCTAGATTTTCTGATTCTGGACAGTATAGCTGTGCGTTGGatgtggaggggaaaaaaagggaCAGTAGTATTGTGGCTGTTCAAGTACATG GAATAACGAAGCCCATTCTGACTGCCGAGAAAACAGAGGTGATGGAAGGCGAAACTGTGTCTTTAAGCTGTAAAGCACCAGAAGAAAAggccccattttattttaaattttataaaaacGACCAGCATGACCCTGAACAGCAGTGGGAGAGGCATGCATTTACAGAAAACTTTGCTGAACTGAAATATCAAATTAATGCGGGGGACACCATTTTGTTCTTTGAATGCGAGGTCCATAAGACTTTGGGGGATCGATCTGAGAAATCGGAGCGCAGTGACAAAAGAATTGTAACTGTCATTG AACCGTTTTCCGTTCCCACCTTAACCATCCACCCACCACAGAACATTACAGAAGGAGATAACCTGCGTGTAGACTGTACAACCATCGCACGTCACCAGGATCGAATCAAAATTGAAATGATAATCCAGAAGAACAAAACGATTCTTAACAGCACTAAGTCTGGTCGGTCTGTGCAGTACTCTAAAGTAGCCACAATGGAAGACAATGGCAATTATATGTGTAAAGTGGAACTTGGGAGTGTGTCCAAAATCAGCACAGTAAATGTTGTGGTGGCAG AACTGTTTTCCAAGCCAATTCTAGTTCATAATCAAACAAGATGGGATGAAAACAGTATGTTACAAATTGAATGTCAAGTTAACAGCTCACTGCCAATACATTTCTCAGTCATAAAAGACAACAGAGTAGTGGCAAGCAGAGATGTCTATACTGTTACCAAGGTCCGCGTAAGTGACAGTGGAGTCTATGTTTGTCgagctgaaataaatgggattgcCAAGGAGAGTGCCCCTGCACGGCTACACGTTTATG CTCCTGTTTCCAAACCAAGACTTTCCCCACCAACTTCCCAAGTAGCAATATTGGGGAAGTTTTTCACTGTAAAATGTTATTCCAGTAATGGAACTCTACCCATAACATATACTCTGTACAGAGGAGGCATATATGTTAATAAGACAGAagtaaaagaaaatgaatcagCAAAGTTTTCGGTCAAAGCAACCAATGCCCATGTTCCAGAAGACTACAGTTGTGAAGCTAAAAATGGCCATTCCGTTCCACAACGAAGCACTAGGGTAAACATTACAGTGATAG CTCCCGTTGGCAACATAAACTTGGGGAGACTTTCACAGGGAGATGTGGAAGATGGCAAAGAGCTCGCAATTTCCTGCTCTGTTGGTTCAGGATCTTATCCTATTGAATTCACCTTCTTTAGAGAAAACCACCCCAAACCTGTGTATAAAGTAACAGAGAAGACAAAACGCACTGCTGTTTGGTACAGAGACAGCCTTACAAGCCAAGATGGAGGGAAGTACTTTTGCAGAGCTGACAACCAAGCAAAATCACCTGTAGAGAGCAACATTATGATTGTCAAGG TTGTTCTGGCTTCATGGAAGAAATGGCTCATTGTGGTAATCATCATGCTGATTCTCTTTGGTGTTGCCATTGCGGCTTCCTGGTGGTATGTTCGGAAGAGGGCAAAAG CTAAAGGCAATCCTTTGGAGTTGACTAG ttCTATAACAGCAACCAATTCAGTGGGTGAGAAGCTGACACCACGACAGAATAATGAAGGGGAATTCTATTTCG GGTCAGGTTATAATGAAGATggtgaaaaaaataatttaaaatcaaaCGAGGATGGTCAAG CTCCTGTTGTACAGAAGACTGAAACGGTTTATACTGAAATCAGAAAAGCTACTAATG
- the PECAM1 gene encoding platelet endothelial cell adhesion molecule isoform X4, giving the protein MYCVLLLIFLHCCTLKAQSNVFTINSVTLRAAPSVEVNNGESVTLNCSADISKSKQFQMNYTFSFFKYGLLLVNSSSEKEWADYTIPMARFSDSGQYSCALDVEGKKRDSSIVAVQVHGITKPILTAEKTEVMEGETVSLSCKAPEEKAPFYFKFYKNDQHDPEQQWERHAFTENFAELKYQINAGDTILFFECEVHKTLGDRSEKSERSDKRIVTVIEPFSVPTLTIHPPQNITEGDNLRVDCTTIARHQDRIKIEMIIQKNKTILNSTKSGRSVQYSKVATMEDNGNYMCKVELGSVSKISTVNVVVAELFSKPILVHNQTRWDENSMLQIECQVNSSLPIHFSVIKDNRVVASRDVYTVTKVRVSDSGVYVCRAEINGIAKESAPARLHVYAPVSKPRLSPPTSQVAILGKFFTVKCYSSNGTLPITYTLYRGGIYVNKTEVKENESAKFSVKATNAHVPEDYSCEAKNGHSVPQRSTRVNITVIAPVGNINLGRLSQGDVEDGKELAISCSVGSGSYPIEFTFFRENHPKPVYKVTEKTKRTAVWYRDSLTSQDGGKYFCRADNQAKSPVESNIMIVKVVLASWKKWLIVVIIMLILFGVAIAASWWYVRKRAKAKGNPLELTSSITATNSVGEKLTPRQNNEGEFYFGSGYNEDGEKNNLKSNEDGQAPVVQKTETVYTEIRKATNDAGGNRHSRIESSPDET; this is encoded by the exons ATGTATTGTGTTTTGCTGCTAATCTTCTTGCACT GCTGCACGCTGAAAGCTCAAAGTAATG tgTTCACCATCAATAGCGTGACACTCCGCGCTGCTCCATCCGTGGAAGTGAATAATGGAGAGTCGGTCACGCTCAACTGCTCCGCAGACATCAGCAAGAGCAAACAATTCCAGATGAATTatactttttcatttttcaagtATGGACTGCTTCTGGTCAATAGTTCATCAGAGAAAGAGTGGGCAGATTATACAATCCCAATGGCTAGATTTTCTGATTCTGGACAGTATAGCTGTGCGTTGGatgtggaggggaaaaaaagggaCAGTAGTATTGTGGCTGTTCAAGTACATG GAATAACGAAGCCCATTCTGACTGCCGAGAAAACAGAGGTGATGGAAGGCGAAACTGTGTCTTTAAGCTGTAAAGCACCAGAAGAAAAggccccattttattttaaattttataaaaacGACCAGCATGACCCTGAACAGCAGTGGGAGAGGCATGCATTTACAGAAAACTTTGCTGAACTGAAATATCAAATTAATGCGGGGGACACCATTTTGTTCTTTGAATGCGAGGTCCATAAGACTTTGGGGGATCGATCTGAGAAATCGGAGCGCAGTGACAAAAGAATTGTAACTGTCATTG AACCGTTTTCCGTTCCCACCTTAACCATCCACCCACCACAGAACATTACAGAAGGAGATAACCTGCGTGTAGACTGTACAACCATCGCACGTCACCAGGATCGAATCAAAATTGAAATGATAATCCAGAAGAACAAAACGATTCTTAACAGCACTAAGTCTGGTCGGTCTGTGCAGTACTCTAAAGTAGCCACAATGGAAGACAATGGCAATTATATGTGTAAAGTGGAACTTGGGAGTGTGTCCAAAATCAGCACAGTAAATGTTGTGGTGGCAG AACTGTTTTCCAAGCCAATTCTAGTTCATAATCAAACAAGATGGGATGAAAACAGTATGTTACAAATTGAATGTCAAGTTAACAGCTCACTGCCAATACATTTCTCAGTCATAAAAGACAACAGAGTAGTGGCAAGCAGAGATGTCTATACTGTTACCAAGGTCCGCGTAAGTGACAGTGGAGTCTATGTTTGTCgagctgaaataaatgggattgcCAAGGAGAGTGCCCCTGCACGGCTACACGTTTATG CTCCTGTTTCCAAACCAAGACTTTCCCCACCAACTTCCCAAGTAGCAATATTGGGGAAGTTTTTCACTGTAAAATGTTATTCCAGTAATGGAACTCTACCCATAACATATACTCTGTACAGAGGAGGCATATATGTTAATAAGACAGAagtaaaagaaaatgaatcagCAAAGTTTTCGGTCAAAGCAACCAATGCCCATGTTCCAGAAGACTACAGTTGTGAAGCTAAAAATGGCCATTCCGTTCCACAACGAAGCACTAGGGTAAACATTACAGTGATAG CTCCCGTTGGCAACATAAACTTGGGGAGACTTTCACAGGGAGATGTGGAAGATGGCAAAGAGCTCGCAATTTCCTGCTCTGTTGGTTCAGGATCTTATCCTATTGAATTCACCTTCTTTAGAGAAAACCACCCCAAACCTGTGTATAAAGTAACAGAGAAGACAAAACGCACTGCTGTTTGGTACAGAGACAGCCTTACAAGCCAAGATGGAGGGAAGTACTTTTGCAGAGCTGACAACCAAGCAAAATCACCTGTAGAGAGCAACATTATGATTGTCAAGG TTGTTCTGGCTTCATGGAAGAAATGGCTCATTGTGGTAATCATCATGCTGATTCTCTTTGGTGTTGCCATTGCGGCTTCCTGGTGGTATGTTCGGAAGAGGGCAAAAG CTAAAGGCAATCCTTTGGAGTTGACTAG ttCTATAACAGCAACCAATTCAGTGGGTGAGAAGCTGACACCACGACAGAATAATGAAGGGGAATTCTATTTCG GGTCAGGTTATAATGAAGATggtgaaaaaaataatttaaaatcaaaCGAGGATGGTCAAG CTCCTGTTGTACAGAAGACTGAAACGGTTTATACTGAAATCAGAAAAGCTACTAATG
- the PECAM1 gene encoding platelet endothelial cell adhesion molecule isoform X2: MYCVLLLIFLHCCTLKAQSNVFTINSVTLRAAPSVEVNNGESVTLNCSADISKSKQFQMNYTFSFFKYGLLLVNSSSEKEWADYTIPMARFSDSGQYSCALDVEGKKRDSSIVAVQVHGITKPILTAEKTEVMEGETVSLSCKAPEEKAPFYFKFYKNDQHDPEQQWERHAFTENFAELKYQINAGDTILFFECEVHKTLGDRSEKSERSDKRIVTVIEPFSVPTLTIHPPQNITEGDNLRVDCTTIARHQDRIKIEMIIQKNKTILNSTKSGRSVQYSKVATMEDNGNYMCKVELGSVSKISTVNVVVAELFSKPILVHNQTRWDENSMLQIECQVNSSLPIHFSVIKDNRVVASRDVYTVTKVRVSDSGVYVCRAEINGIAKESAPARLHVYAPVSKPRLSPPTSQVAILGKFFTVKCYSSNGTLPITYTLYRGGIYVNKTEVKENESAKFSVKATNAHVPEDYSCEAKNGHSVPQRSTRVNITVIAPVGNINLGRLSQGDVEDGKELAISCSVGSGSYPIEFTFFRENHPKPVYKVTEKTKRTAVWYRDSLTSQDGGKYFCRADNQAKSPVESNIMIVKVVLASWKKWLIVVIIMLILFGVAIAASWWYVRKRAKAKGNPLELTSSITATNSVGEKLTPRQNNEGEFYFGSGYNEDGEKNNLKSNEDGQGPDLENSEVEYTDVQVSAADSYRAPVVQKTETVYTEIRKATNDAGGNRHSRIESSPDET, from the exons ATGTATTGTGTTTTGCTGCTAATCTTCTTGCACT GCTGCACGCTGAAAGCTCAAAGTAATG tgTTCACCATCAATAGCGTGACACTCCGCGCTGCTCCATCCGTGGAAGTGAATAATGGAGAGTCGGTCACGCTCAACTGCTCCGCAGACATCAGCAAGAGCAAACAATTCCAGATGAATTatactttttcatttttcaagtATGGACTGCTTCTGGTCAATAGTTCATCAGAGAAAGAGTGGGCAGATTATACAATCCCAATGGCTAGATTTTCTGATTCTGGACAGTATAGCTGTGCGTTGGatgtggaggggaaaaaaagggaCAGTAGTATTGTGGCTGTTCAAGTACATG GAATAACGAAGCCCATTCTGACTGCCGAGAAAACAGAGGTGATGGAAGGCGAAACTGTGTCTTTAAGCTGTAAAGCACCAGAAGAAAAggccccattttattttaaattttataaaaacGACCAGCATGACCCTGAACAGCAGTGGGAGAGGCATGCATTTACAGAAAACTTTGCTGAACTGAAATATCAAATTAATGCGGGGGACACCATTTTGTTCTTTGAATGCGAGGTCCATAAGACTTTGGGGGATCGATCTGAGAAATCGGAGCGCAGTGACAAAAGAATTGTAACTGTCATTG AACCGTTTTCCGTTCCCACCTTAACCATCCACCCACCACAGAACATTACAGAAGGAGATAACCTGCGTGTAGACTGTACAACCATCGCACGTCACCAGGATCGAATCAAAATTGAAATGATAATCCAGAAGAACAAAACGATTCTTAACAGCACTAAGTCTGGTCGGTCTGTGCAGTACTCTAAAGTAGCCACAATGGAAGACAATGGCAATTATATGTGTAAAGTGGAACTTGGGAGTGTGTCCAAAATCAGCACAGTAAATGTTGTGGTGGCAG AACTGTTTTCCAAGCCAATTCTAGTTCATAATCAAACAAGATGGGATGAAAACAGTATGTTACAAATTGAATGTCAAGTTAACAGCTCACTGCCAATACATTTCTCAGTCATAAAAGACAACAGAGTAGTGGCAAGCAGAGATGTCTATACTGTTACCAAGGTCCGCGTAAGTGACAGTGGAGTCTATGTTTGTCgagctgaaataaatgggattgcCAAGGAGAGTGCCCCTGCACGGCTACACGTTTATG CTCCTGTTTCCAAACCAAGACTTTCCCCACCAACTTCCCAAGTAGCAATATTGGGGAAGTTTTTCACTGTAAAATGTTATTCCAGTAATGGAACTCTACCCATAACATATACTCTGTACAGAGGAGGCATATATGTTAATAAGACAGAagtaaaagaaaatgaatcagCAAAGTTTTCGGTCAAAGCAACCAATGCCCATGTTCCAGAAGACTACAGTTGTGAAGCTAAAAATGGCCATTCCGTTCCACAACGAAGCACTAGGGTAAACATTACAGTGATAG CTCCCGTTGGCAACATAAACTTGGGGAGACTTTCACAGGGAGATGTGGAAGATGGCAAAGAGCTCGCAATTTCCTGCTCTGTTGGTTCAGGATCTTATCCTATTGAATTCACCTTCTTTAGAGAAAACCACCCCAAACCTGTGTATAAAGTAACAGAGAAGACAAAACGCACTGCTGTTTGGTACAGAGACAGCCTTACAAGCCAAGATGGAGGGAAGTACTTTTGCAGAGCTGACAACCAAGCAAAATCACCTGTAGAGAGCAACATTATGATTGTCAAGG TTGTTCTGGCTTCATGGAAGAAATGGCTCATTGTGGTAATCATCATGCTGATTCTCTTTGGTGTTGCCATTGCGGCTTCCTGGTGGTATGTTCGGAAGAGGGCAAAAG CTAAAGGCAATCCTTTGGAGTTGACTAG ttCTATAACAGCAACCAATTCAGTGGGTGAGAAGCTGACACCACGACAGAATAATGAAGGGGAATTCTATTTCG GGTCAGGTTATAATGAAGATggtgaaaaaaataatttaaaatcaaaCGAGGATGGTCAAG GACCTGATCTTGAGAATTCCGAGGTGGAATATACAGACGTGCAAGTGTCGGCTGCTGACTCTTACAGAG CTCCTGTTGTACAGAAGACTGAAACGGTTTATACTGAAATCAGAAAAGCTACTAATG
- the PECAM1 gene encoding platelet endothelial cell adhesion molecule isoform X1, translating to MYCVLLLIFLHCCTLKAQSNVFTINSVTLRAAPSVEVNNGESVTLNCSADISKSKQFQMNYTFSFFKYGLLLVNSSSEKEWADYTIPMARFSDSGQYSCALDVEGKKRDSSIVAVQVHGITKPILTAEKTEVMEGETVSLSCKAPEEKAPFYFKFYKNDQHDPEQQWERHAFTENFAELKYQINAGDTILFFECEVHKTLGDRSEKSERSDKRIVTVIEPFSVPTLTIHPPQNITEGDNLRVDCTTIARHQDRIKIEMIIQKNKTILNSTKSGRSVQYSKVATMEDNGNYMCKVELGSVSKISTVNVVVAELFSKPILVHNQTRWDENSMLQIECQVNSSLPIHFSVIKDNRVVASRDVYTVTKVRVSDSGVYVCRAEINGIAKESAPARLHVYAPVSKPRLSPPTSQVAILGKFFTVKCYSSNGTLPITYTLYRGGIYVNKTEVKENESAKFSVKATNAHVPEDYSCEAKNGHSVPQRSTRVNITVIAPVGNINLGRLSQGDVEDGKELAISCSVGSGSYPIEFTFFRENHPKPVYKVTEKTKRTAVWYRDSLTSQDGGKYFCRADNQAKSPVESNIMIVKVVLASWKKWLIVVIIMLILFGVAIAASWWYVRKRAKAKGNPLELTSSITATNSVGEKLTPRQNNEGEFYFGSGYNEDGEKNNLKSNEDGQGPDLENSEVEYTDVQVSAADSYRAPVVQKTETVYTEIRKATNGTGPGFQGPCPTGKHGAKDAGGNRHSRIESSPDET from the exons ATGTATTGTGTTTTGCTGCTAATCTTCTTGCACT GCTGCACGCTGAAAGCTCAAAGTAATG tgTTCACCATCAATAGCGTGACACTCCGCGCTGCTCCATCCGTGGAAGTGAATAATGGAGAGTCGGTCACGCTCAACTGCTCCGCAGACATCAGCAAGAGCAAACAATTCCAGATGAATTatactttttcatttttcaagtATGGACTGCTTCTGGTCAATAGTTCATCAGAGAAAGAGTGGGCAGATTATACAATCCCAATGGCTAGATTTTCTGATTCTGGACAGTATAGCTGTGCGTTGGatgtggaggggaaaaaaagggaCAGTAGTATTGTGGCTGTTCAAGTACATG GAATAACGAAGCCCATTCTGACTGCCGAGAAAACAGAGGTGATGGAAGGCGAAACTGTGTCTTTAAGCTGTAAAGCACCAGAAGAAAAggccccattttattttaaattttataaaaacGACCAGCATGACCCTGAACAGCAGTGGGAGAGGCATGCATTTACAGAAAACTTTGCTGAACTGAAATATCAAATTAATGCGGGGGACACCATTTTGTTCTTTGAATGCGAGGTCCATAAGACTTTGGGGGATCGATCTGAGAAATCGGAGCGCAGTGACAAAAGAATTGTAACTGTCATTG AACCGTTTTCCGTTCCCACCTTAACCATCCACCCACCACAGAACATTACAGAAGGAGATAACCTGCGTGTAGACTGTACAACCATCGCACGTCACCAGGATCGAATCAAAATTGAAATGATAATCCAGAAGAACAAAACGATTCTTAACAGCACTAAGTCTGGTCGGTCTGTGCAGTACTCTAAAGTAGCCACAATGGAAGACAATGGCAATTATATGTGTAAAGTGGAACTTGGGAGTGTGTCCAAAATCAGCACAGTAAATGTTGTGGTGGCAG AACTGTTTTCCAAGCCAATTCTAGTTCATAATCAAACAAGATGGGATGAAAACAGTATGTTACAAATTGAATGTCAAGTTAACAGCTCACTGCCAATACATTTCTCAGTCATAAAAGACAACAGAGTAGTGGCAAGCAGAGATGTCTATACTGTTACCAAGGTCCGCGTAAGTGACAGTGGAGTCTATGTTTGTCgagctgaaataaatgggattgcCAAGGAGAGTGCCCCTGCACGGCTACACGTTTATG CTCCTGTTTCCAAACCAAGACTTTCCCCACCAACTTCCCAAGTAGCAATATTGGGGAAGTTTTTCACTGTAAAATGTTATTCCAGTAATGGAACTCTACCCATAACATATACTCTGTACAGAGGAGGCATATATGTTAATAAGACAGAagtaaaagaaaatgaatcagCAAAGTTTTCGGTCAAAGCAACCAATGCCCATGTTCCAGAAGACTACAGTTGTGAAGCTAAAAATGGCCATTCCGTTCCACAACGAAGCACTAGGGTAAACATTACAGTGATAG CTCCCGTTGGCAACATAAACTTGGGGAGACTTTCACAGGGAGATGTGGAAGATGGCAAAGAGCTCGCAATTTCCTGCTCTGTTGGTTCAGGATCTTATCCTATTGAATTCACCTTCTTTAGAGAAAACCACCCCAAACCTGTGTATAAAGTAACAGAGAAGACAAAACGCACTGCTGTTTGGTACAGAGACAGCCTTACAAGCCAAGATGGAGGGAAGTACTTTTGCAGAGCTGACAACCAAGCAAAATCACCTGTAGAGAGCAACATTATGATTGTCAAGG TTGTTCTGGCTTCATGGAAGAAATGGCTCATTGTGGTAATCATCATGCTGATTCTCTTTGGTGTTGCCATTGCGGCTTCCTGGTGGTATGTTCGGAAGAGGGCAAAAG CTAAAGGCAATCCTTTGGAGTTGACTAG ttCTATAACAGCAACCAATTCAGTGGGTGAGAAGCTGACACCACGACAGAATAATGAAGGGGAATTCTATTTCG GGTCAGGTTATAATGAAGATggtgaaaaaaataatttaaaatcaaaCGAGGATGGTCAAG GACCTGATCTTGAGAATTCCGAGGTGGAATATACAGACGTGCAAGTGTCGGCTGCTGACTCTTACAGAG CTCCTGTTGTACAGAAGACTGAAACGGTTTATACTGAAATCAGAAAAGCTACTAATG
- the PECAM1 gene encoding platelet endothelial cell adhesion molecule isoform X5, producing the protein MYCVLLLIFLHCCTLKAQSNVFTINSVTLRAAPSVEVNNGESVTLNCSADISKSKQFQMNYTFSFFKYGLLLVNSSSEKEWADYTIPMARFSDSGQYSCALDVEGKKRDSSIVAVQVHGITKPILTAEKTEVMEGETVSLSCKAPEEKAPFYFKFYKNDQHDPEQQWERHAFTENFAELKYQINAGDTILFFECEVHKTLGDRSEKSERSDKRIVTVIEPFSVPTLTIHPPQNITEGDNLRVDCTTIARHQDRIKIEMIIQKNKTILNSTKSGRSVQYSKVATMEDNGNYMCKVELGSVSKISTVNVVVAELFSKPILVHNQTRWDENSMLQIECQVNSSLPIHFSVIKDNRVVASRDVYTVTKVRVSDSGVYVCRAEINGIAKESAPARLHVYAPVSKPRLSPPTSQVAILGKFFTVKCYSSNGTLPITYTLYRGGIYVNKTEVKENESAKFSVKATNAHVPEDYSCEAKNGHSVPQRSTRVNITVIAPVGNINLGRLSQGDVEDGKELAISCSVGSGSYPIEFTFFRENHPKPVYKVTEKTKRTAVWYRDSLTSQDGGKYFCRADNQAKSPVESNIMIVKVVLASWKKWLIVVIIMLILFGVAIAASWWYVRKRAKAKGNPLELTSSITATNSVGEKLTPRQNNEGEFYFAPVVQKTETVYTEIRKATNGTGPGFQGPCPTGKHGAKDAGGNRHSRIESSPDET; encoded by the exons ATGTATTGTGTTTTGCTGCTAATCTTCTTGCACT GCTGCACGCTGAAAGCTCAAAGTAATG tgTTCACCATCAATAGCGTGACACTCCGCGCTGCTCCATCCGTGGAAGTGAATAATGGAGAGTCGGTCACGCTCAACTGCTCCGCAGACATCAGCAAGAGCAAACAATTCCAGATGAATTatactttttcatttttcaagtATGGACTGCTTCTGGTCAATAGTTCATCAGAGAAAGAGTGGGCAGATTATACAATCCCAATGGCTAGATTTTCTGATTCTGGACAGTATAGCTGTGCGTTGGatgtggaggggaaaaaaagggaCAGTAGTATTGTGGCTGTTCAAGTACATG GAATAACGAAGCCCATTCTGACTGCCGAGAAAACAGAGGTGATGGAAGGCGAAACTGTGTCTTTAAGCTGTAAAGCACCAGAAGAAAAggccccattttattttaaattttataaaaacGACCAGCATGACCCTGAACAGCAGTGGGAGAGGCATGCATTTACAGAAAACTTTGCTGAACTGAAATATCAAATTAATGCGGGGGACACCATTTTGTTCTTTGAATGCGAGGTCCATAAGACTTTGGGGGATCGATCTGAGAAATCGGAGCGCAGTGACAAAAGAATTGTAACTGTCATTG AACCGTTTTCCGTTCCCACCTTAACCATCCACCCACCACAGAACATTACAGAAGGAGATAACCTGCGTGTAGACTGTACAACCATCGCACGTCACCAGGATCGAATCAAAATTGAAATGATAATCCAGAAGAACAAAACGATTCTTAACAGCACTAAGTCTGGTCGGTCTGTGCAGTACTCTAAAGTAGCCACAATGGAAGACAATGGCAATTATATGTGTAAAGTGGAACTTGGGAGTGTGTCCAAAATCAGCACAGTAAATGTTGTGGTGGCAG AACTGTTTTCCAAGCCAATTCTAGTTCATAATCAAACAAGATGGGATGAAAACAGTATGTTACAAATTGAATGTCAAGTTAACAGCTCACTGCCAATACATTTCTCAGTCATAAAAGACAACAGAGTAGTGGCAAGCAGAGATGTCTATACTGTTACCAAGGTCCGCGTAAGTGACAGTGGAGTCTATGTTTGTCgagctgaaataaatgggattgcCAAGGAGAGTGCCCCTGCACGGCTACACGTTTATG CTCCTGTTTCCAAACCAAGACTTTCCCCACCAACTTCCCAAGTAGCAATATTGGGGAAGTTTTTCACTGTAAAATGTTATTCCAGTAATGGAACTCTACCCATAACATATACTCTGTACAGAGGAGGCATATATGTTAATAAGACAGAagtaaaagaaaatgaatcagCAAAGTTTTCGGTCAAAGCAACCAATGCCCATGTTCCAGAAGACTACAGTTGTGAAGCTAAAAATGGCCATTCCGTTCCACAACGAAGCACTAGGGTAAACATTACAGTGATAG CTCCCGTTGGCAACATAAACTTGGGGAGACTTTCACAGGGAGATGTGGAAGATGGCAAAGAGCTCGCAATTTCCTGCTCTGTTGGTTCAGGATCTTATCCTATTGAATTCACCTTCTTTAGAGAAAACCACCCCAAACCTGTGTATAAAGTAACAGAGAAGACAAAACGCACTGCTGTTTGGTACAGAGACAGCCTTACAAGCCAAGATGGAGGGAAGTACTTTTGCAGAGCTGACAACCAAGCAAAATCACCTGTAGAGAGCAACATTATGATTGTCAAGG TTGTTCTGGCTTCATGGAAGAAATGGCTCATTGTGGTAATCATCATGCTGATTCTCTTTGGTGTTGCCATTGCGGCTTCCTGGTGGTATGTTCGGAAGAGGGCAAAAG CTAAAGGCAATCCTTTGGAGTTGACTAG ttCTATAACAGCAACCAATTCAGTGGGTGAGAAGCTGACACCACGACAGAATAATGAAGGGGAATTCTATTTCG CTCCTGTTGTACAGAAGACTGAAACGGTTTATACTGAAATCAGAAAAGCTACTAATG